From Aspergillus luchuensis IFO 4308 DNA, chromosome 2, nearly complete sequence:
GGCGTAGCATGACCACTGATAGCGAAGGCAGCCTTCACAGTACCATGATGTAAGGGAGTATCAGAGCGCATCACGGCAGACGAGGCTGCCCCCTAGGATCCCCATCCTAGCGTATATCTTCCGTGCAGCGTTCTGCGAATGCCGTCCCATTTCTGTCACCACCAGAGGCGGGCGTTTGCCCAGCACAACGGCACCTATTATCggttttatataattattcctTGTGCTCATCTTTCAGTTCTTTCCCACTGATGAGACAGCCCCTCACGCCTTTCCACCGGACTTCAAGATCTGCTCCAGGTTCTCCCGGCTGTTCTTATGTGTCATTTCCAGGTAGTGCAGCTTCTTTTCCAAGCCAGCAATATCCGTCTTCAGTTCTCCACTCTCGCTTGACAGGCGCTTGTCGATCGTGTTCATGGGGACAGCCACAAACCTATGAGAATTGTATCCGTTAGTATGGCTGCGAGATTCTTCCGTCTTCATGCCATCCTTGAAAGGGTGATATAGTAGCCCGCCAATAGACTCACATCTTACCGACGCCCTCATATACCCTTGTATCCTTAGGCAAAGAACCGATTTCCTTGGACGTTAGCTCCAGCATGCGGATGTCTCTCTGCTTAGTTGTGATCTGCGCCTTCGTGACGCCGATTTGTTGTTGGGAGGTGATAGCCTGGACCTCAATTTCTTGCAGAAGCTGTTTGTCCGGAACTAATTAGTTACTATGAGGAGAGAAAGTTGCTAGGACAAGGTACCTTCTGCAGAGCTTCGTTGGGAATGGACATGTTGGGTTAAGGAGGGGGGAGTCCCGCTTTGGTATTGAGGGGTAATCTGGGGTCAAGAGAAGTCGCGTCGTCGGGGTCAAGAAGGCGCGTATTTAAATTGTCTCAGTAATAAGTTTTCTGAGATTGATCAAAATGTTTCGTGGATCTGGTATGAGAGTAACAGGGAAGGCTGTTTGTTCGTTACCTATCGTCCTGATCAAGCTCGACGATGAACACATCGGCCGCCCGCTATTATTGGCTCCGAAGCCCGGGCGGTAGAGGATACCGGATTCGGACATCAGTATAGGGCTTAGGGCTTCAAACAAAACAACTATTGGTATACAATCCTTATGAAAGACGAAGCATATATGGATTTTTGGAAAGTAATTGTATtcatatagaattaatacaTCATTGAGGCTCGCATCTTGTTGTACTCAGCCTGGGTGGTTGGCTTATACTTTGCCGGATATGCCTCACTCATGCATGACGGAATACATTCAATGGTCACGTCTGGATCAGGAGACATGAAATACGGAATTGAGTAGCGCTCCCGTGTCATCCGGTTGGGTCCCTCGAATCGGTCTGAGAGTTGTGGTAGTCTGACGCGGTGGTTGGTTGACCGAAGACGATCTATGTTATAGATCAGAAATATGACCGATTtcacactactactaatattgCGGGAAATGGCGAAGACAAACCATTGCTCCACATTTGCAATAAGTCCCCAatgttcatgatgatggcatgTTTCAACGGAGGAGCGGGGACGAATGTGCCAGGCCGAGAAATGTCCTCTACTTCCAGGCCACCACAGTCATCCTGGAAGAGCATGGTTATAGAACTCCAATCTGTATGTGCCGGGCATCGGGCGGTTCGCtctttctccaactcttCTGCCGGCACAGGCAGATAGTGCAGCAACCGGAGCTGGTTGTTGTGACCTGAATGCTTCTTCGTCAGGTAGCTTTCATCCTCCAAGTCAAGGCCGGTAGCCAAAGCACGTAGTATCTCGCTTCCAACCTTATTACACTCCCAGTAAAATTGAACCATGAAGTCTTGGTAACCGGGAAGTGTCTCTTTCGGTATCCACTGGTTGGGCTGAAAGGTATTCTCTTCGCTGCCAATATCGTAGATTTCCTGTGCTCAAACGTCATTCCGAATCTCAATATAAGACTCGGTTGGCAACAATCATGAAGAACATTTCTGTCTAATAGCTCACTGGGGCGACATAAAAACCTAACAAACCTTGACATCTGGCACCTCTCTCAGCTTCTTCCGCgcgtcctcatcatctccggtGCTCATGACTTGAGAAACCTTTTCTAGACCGGGCCATGAGTAGCCTCGATGTACAGCCCAGCCCTCCGGGTGTGGGGCCCGCATCTTGTCTTCGCTCGAGAGCTCAAAAAAGCGTCTCATCCATTCAAAGGTTTCATCCAGAATCGATCCAGGAAGCGAGTGGTTCACGATGTATACGAACCCGACATCCTGACAAGCCTTGACCAGTGCATGTGCGACCTGTTGACGAGAGGAGGCATCTTGGCTGTTGTACCACTGCGAAAAGTCCACGACGGGGATCTGCATCTGGGTAGAGTTCGCAGAACAAGAAATATCGAATAACTCAGATTCTGATAGTATCTCAAAGCTCGTGGGATGATGTTTAGCCAGTTAGGccgccgagaagaagacctcACGATAACACTTCCAATGACCTGTTGTGAGAAGGACGGCTAGTGTACTATTAGCTGAACTGGCGTTTGGTTTCCAAATCGCCTGGCCGATCATATGCTTTGCGATCGTGGAAGGAAAATAAATTACGCGAACGCCACTTTCAAGAGTAGAATGAATTGGCATAACCAGCAGATATCGTACGCCTGAGTGTATAACGATGATCTAAAACGACTCCGAGGTAAGCTTACTATTCACGTGGTGTAGATTTGTTGTCTGAGATGTAAAGTGACATCATCTGGTGAGTAGCAGACCCTGAGATCGGAGCTGGAGCAGTATTTATCCACTCGGTGATAAGTACTATGGAGACCGGCGGAGTGCCGGGTGATTTCCTGGCTCCGGTGCAGATTTTCAATCAATGCTAATCAATGCGGGCCAAAAATAGGTGGACAAGTCCCATCTTTGTACGGGTGGCTGGTTTATTGAGGGGCCACAGGCGACGCTCCGTTGCTGTGGCAGGGGATCGCAGTGGACCCGGCGCGGCCTGAACAACCTAAAGATGCAGCATCCATCACCCACACTTTCCGGTGTTCAAACCGGCTTGCTCGAGTGAGGCGAACCCGGCAGAAATTActacaggaagaagagttttTAGCAACACGTAAGTGTGCTTTTATCCCGCCCTGGATCATGTCCGTTGAGCTACTGCGTACTTGCAAGCGCTACCCTGATCGACCACTACTGACATCTACTTCTACCGCTTGTAGTAATCTGTTGATCGCCGCTGCAAAACCGTCGCATAATACTGGCCCTCGACAGATCGTACGATCAGACAGGTCGCAGTCTCCCAGCTGCGCCGGTGACGCATTCCGACGTATATTTTTCGATATCCTGTCCCATCATATCCGGAGGGCGCGCTGTAGCCCTAAGCCTCGACAATGAAGCTCTTCGGGTGGATCTCGGCCGCATTCCTCGCTTCGACTGTTCTTTCGTTAGAGACAACACCAGCTCCATCGATCGATACTATACCATTCTATTCACCTCGCAATGCAGACTCCGGACGAAGGGCCTTTGAAGTACTGCAATTATTAAGGAAGCGGAGCGATAACTGTCCTTCTGGATATGATTCTTGCACAAACCTAGGCTACTCGGATATATGCTGTGCCGATGGTAGCAGGTGCACTCGCGACGCCGCTGACAATGTCGCTTGCTGCCCGACGGGAGCAAGCTGTACCGGCACGCTCTCAGAGACTGGAAACTCTGGGGGAGGTGCAACTAGCAGCTTCCGATTTCCCCAGACAGCGACAGCTACACAGACTACAGATGGAACGAGTGTGACTCTCACGGGCTCTACGATTGCCGGAGCATATCCATTTGTCAATATCCCGACATCGTTCGCCAACGCGCGCGTTTGCACATCATACTACTCTCTCTGTCAGAGCGAATATACCGGCTGTCTTTCGCAACTCGGAGGAGGGTATGCTGTGACTGTGGctgctgaaggaggaggtgtcACTCGCGCTGGAGGAGGCGCTTCTGCAGCTATATCGACATGCTCTAGTCTGAGTATGGAGGCATGCCACGGCCTCAGCATTGGTTACTGCGGCAGTTACAGCACTGATGTCTACGAGAACCGGGGAACGATGCCCAGACGGAGTTCCAGTCTTGAGGACCTTTTCTTTGGCATGTTCATTGGACTTGCCGGGATGTTTCTATGAAGTTACGACTACGCTTGATTTTCATGTggatatgtatgtatgagatATGGACATACGCTCGCTCAAGTGACGTGaacaatttttttttttatctcgaAGTTAACGATGACAACCGCGACACTCGAGCGACAACTACTTCTCTCGAGAACGCCCATCCTTTGGGTAGCTGAAAGAAACGACTGGATGCATCTATGAAGTGACTGATGAAGGGCGATAGTTGGGCAGCTATCGGTATAATGAGTTTCATGATTCTGTGGCGTTTTGTATATAACAAGAGCATCTAGGATAGCAATGATATCTAAAACAAATGAATGATCAGATTATGATTTCTTTAGTATTATGGGAACTTGTACTGGGAGCTTGTTGCTCCCACAATAGACAAGGGAGATCCAGCTGCATCCATGGCGCCTCACTACCACATCATTAATAGGGCTCAGCAGATAGCAAAGAATCTAGTATGTGATTGTCGGGTCACGGACAATGCACACTTCTAGAGCAACTAAGTACTTACGGATATTGAGTCACCCACGCCAAATCACTGCCTAAGCATGGGGCACCTTCGTTGGGTGACACGTAGGTGTAGTCACTAGTCACTACACGGTCTTCGCCTGATTTGTGCCGACGGATGGAGGCCCATGCATTCAGTACCTGACGGACGTACCTCATCGAATCAGAAACAGCGTTTGGCTAGACCGACTCACCGTGGAAGACGAAACGATAATCTAGCGGTGGAGCCGACAACGCAGTAGGCCGGGTCTGTCCAAGTTCCGGACTTTTCGCCCACAGACACGATTGGGTGCTGACAATGACGCTGTCAGGAActgaggggagagaaagtTGGTGATGAGAGGGGCAGCAACG
This genomic window contains:
- a CDS encoding isopenicillin N synthase family dioxygenase (COG:Q;~EggNog:ENOG410PH6A;~InterPro:IPR026992,IPR027443,IPR005123;~PFAM:PF03171,PF14226;~go_function: GO:0016491 - oxidoreductase activity [Evidence IEA];~go_process: GO:0055114 - oxidation-reduction process [Evidence IEA]), yielding MQIPVVDFSQWYNSQDASSRQQVAHALVKACQDVGFVYIVNHSLPGSILDETFEWMRRFFELSSEDKMRAPHPEGWAVHRGYSWPGLEKVSQVMSTGDDEDARKKLREVPDVKEIYDIGSEENTFQPNQWIPKETLPGYQDFMVQFYWECNKVGSEILRALATGLDLEDESYLTKKHSGHNNQLRLLHYLPVPAEELEKERTARCPAHTDWSSITMLFQDDCGGLEVEDISRPGTFVPAPPLKHAIIMNIGDLLQMWSNDRLRSTNHRVRLPQLSDRFEGPNRMTRERYSIPYFMSPDPDVTIECIPSCMSEAYPAKYKPTTQAEYNKMRASMMY
- a CDS encoding putative prefoldin subunit 1 (COG:O;~EggNog:ENOG410PQNS;~InterPro:IPR009053,IPR002777;~PFAM:PF01920;~go_component: GO:0016272 - prefoldin complex [Evidence IEA];~go_function: GO:0051082 - unfolded protein binding [Evidence IEA];~go_process: GO:0006457 - protein folding [Evidence IEA]); this translates as MSIPNEALQKLLQEIEVQAITSQQQIGVTKAQITTKQRDIRMLELTSKEIGSLPKDTRVYEGVGKMFVAVPMNTIDKRLSSESGELKTDIAGLEKKLHYLEMTHKNSRENLEQILKSGGKA
- a CDS encoding uncharacterized protein (COG:S;~EggNog:ENOG410PSFG;~SECRETED:SignalP(1-18)); this encodes MKLFGWISAAFLASTVLSLETTPAPSIDTIPFYSPRNADSGRRAFEVLQLLRKRSDNCPSGYDSCTNLGYSDICCADGSRCTRDAADNVACCPTGASCTGTLSETGNSGGGATSSFRFPQTATATQTTDGTSVTLTGSTIAGAYPFVNIPTSFANARVCTSYYSLCQSEYTGCLSQLGGGYAVTVAAEGGGVTRAGGGASAAISTCSSLSMEACHGLSIGYCGSYSTDVYENRGTMPRRSSSLEDLFFGMFIGLAGMFL